In the genome of Thermoanaerobaculia bacterium, one region contains:
- a CDS encoding VTT domain-containing protein: MQAIQDFLHLLFSVEGLTQLIQWGGLAGLTAIIFAETGLLIGFFLPGDTLLLTAGLLSAATGKPDLGMMLLVLSIAAIVGDSTGYLIGKKAGPALYKRQDSRFFKQAHLQRAKAFYEHWGGITIVLARFVPVVRTFAPMVAGIAGMNYRRFVIFNVFGGILWIVSMTLVGYFFGQIPFVQKHLEKIILGALLAHVLIIPVVATVMKKIRLRKAS, from the coding sequence TTGCAAGCGATTCAGGACTTCCTGCACCTGCTCTTTTCCGTCGAAGGCCTGACCCAGCTCATTCAGTGGGGCGGACTTGCCGGCCTCACCGCGATCATCTTTGCCGAGACCGGCCTGCTGATCGGCTTCTTCCTGCCCGGCGACACGCTCCTGCTGACCGCGGGCCTGCTCTCGGCGGCGACCGGCAAACCCGACCTCGGCATGATGCTCCTCGTGCTCTCGATCGCCGCGATCGTCGGCGACTCGACGGGGTATCTGATCGGCAAGAAGGCCGGCCCGGCGCTCTACAAGCGCCAGGACTCGCGCTTCTTCAAGCAGGCGCATCTGCAGCGCGCCAAGGCGTTCTACGAGCACTGGGGAGGGATCACCATCGTGCTGGCGCGCTTCGTCCCGGTGGTGCGCACCTTCGCGCCCATGGTCGCCGGCATCGCCGGCATGAACTACCGCCGCTTCGTGATCTTCAACGTCTTCGGCGGCATCCTCTGGATCGTCTCGATGACCCTGGTCGGCTACTTCTTCGGCCAGATCCCGTTCGTCCAGAAGCACCTCGAGAAGATCATCCTCGGCGCCCTCCTGGCCCACGTCCTCATCATCCCCGTCGTCGCCACCGTGATGAAGAAGATCCGCCTGCGCAAAGCGAGCTGA